One Bacillota bacterium genomic window, CCAGATCGAGGAGGCGCGCACCGCGCCCGAGGAAGCGGACCCGCTCCTCTACTTCCGCGGCCGCTACCTCGCCCTTCCCGCCTCCGCCCCCTGCCCCCACCCCTGAGCGCCGGAGCCGCCCGCCTCAGGCCAGCAGGAGCTGGCCGCGCACGGCGGCCGCCTCCGGCGAGAGGAGCCAGCCCACCAGGGACGCCAGCTCCGCCGGCGAACGCCAACCCTCGCGGCGGGCGCCGGGCATCGCCTGCCGGTTGGCGGGGGTGTCGATGACCGAGGGCGCGAGCACGTTGACGCGCACGCCGCTGCCTTCCAGCTCCTCGCTCAGCGCCTCGGCCAGGCGGAGGAGCGCCGACTTGGCGGCCGCGTAGGCGCCCATGCCGCGCCCCGCGCGGCCGGTGGCGGCCCGCGCGGCCACCAGGACGACCGCGCCGGCGCCCGCCTCCCGCATCGGCGGCACGACGGCCTGGACCAGCTCGAAGGCCGTGCGGACGTTCGTCTCGATCAGCCTCTCCCAGGTGGCCCAGGAGCCGCCTGTCACCTCTTCCATGGCGAAGCCGCCGGCGGTGTGGACGGCGGCGTCGATCCGCCCCTGCCACCGGAGGCAGGCGGCCACCGCCCGTTCGGCCCCGGCGGGGCGTCGCAGATCGGCGCGGAGCCAGCGGAGCCGGCCGCCCGCCGCCAGCCCGTCCAGCTCCTGCGCGGCCTCCCGGCGCCTCTCCGGATCCCGGTAGGTACCCAGGACCGCCCAACCCCGCTCCAGCAACCAGCCGGCCACCGCCCGGCCCAGCGCCCCGTCGGCTCCCACCACCAGCGCAGAAGAAGGGCGGGGCCGCC contains:
- a CDS encoding SDR family NAD(P)-dependent oxidoreductase; its protein translation is MSRTEGTAGEADLRREGSGRPRPSSALVVGADGALGRAVAGWLLERGWAVLGTYRDPERRREAAQELDGLAAGGRLRWLRADLRRPAGAERAVAACLRWQGRIDAAVHTAGGFAMEEVTGGSWATWERLIETNVRTAFELVQAVVPPMREAGAGAVVLVAARAATGRAGRGMGAYAAAKSALLRLAEALSEELEGSGVRVNVLAPSVIDTPANRQAMPGARREGWRSPAELASLVGWLLSPEAAAVRGQLLLA